In a genomic window of Zootoca vivipara chromosome 5, rZooViv1.1, whole genome shotgun sequence:
- the LOC118093782 gene encoding receptor-transporting protein 2-like, whose protein sequence is MNMDYWRAVFEEQIEAVKPRDSWRLTMDRSLDFHNVEPRWMKSLQEHAHGSFTCSRCYHSWSSHQVVVLFHMHLERYDKRGSVKMRTFRQQCHRCSSDKYEEPQFSEEDVARIVECLIFSIRKKCYGEPLDDSRLFEVVYENRGPHKHEHCEACHLGIHNAHHRWPRRGGHHRELQRPASLPVILQESKAGSTTPSSLVTPKDQAFANHVDPNYCQACCASFILIAFVIAFLVYWPGNK, encoded by the exons ATGAACATGGACTATTGGAGAGCGGTTTTCGAGGAGCAAATCGAAGCAGTGAAACCGAGAGATTCCTGGAGACTGACAATGGATCGGAGCCTTGACTTCCATAATGTGGAACCTCGGTGGATGAAATCACTGCAGGAACATGCTCATGGAAG cttTACATGTTCACGGTGCTACCACAGCTGGTCCTCACATCAAGTTGTCGTCTTGTTCCACATGCACCTGGAGCGATATGATAAACGAGGGTCGGTCAAGATGAGGACCTTCAGGCAGCAATGCCACCGGTGCTCTTCAGACAAGTACGAGGAGCCACAGTTCAGCGAGGAGGATGTTGCCCGTATCGTTGAGTGCTTGATCTTCAGCATCAGAAAGAAATGCTATGGGGAACCCTTAGATGACAGCCGTCTCTTTGAGGTGGTATATGAGAACAGGGGCCCTCATAAGCATGAGCATTGTGAAGCTTGTCACCTGGGAATACACAATGCACATCATAGGTGGCCTAGACGTGGCGGTCACCATAGGGAGCTTCAAAGACCAGCGTCTCTCCCGGTCATTCTGCAGGAGAGTAAGGCAGGCTCAACCACTCCCAGCTCCTTGGTAACACCAAAAGATCAAGCATTTGCAAACCACGTTGACCCCAATTATTGCCAGGCATGTTGCGCTTCTTTTATCCTCATTGCTTTTGTGATTGCCTTCCTTGTCTACTGGCCTGGGAATAAATAG